The DNA sequence CGTCGTCGAGGAGAACAAACTCGGCGGGGGCCGGGTCAACGTCCTCGCGCCGGCGGCCTGGAAGGAGAGCGTCCACGAGACGGAGCCGACCGAGACGCTGGATCCTGATCGGGTCACGGTTCCGCTGATCACCAACCCCGCGTTCGAGGGCGTCGTCACGCCGAGCGAACCGATCGTTCGGCCGGGTGACGAACTCGAGGCCGGCGAGATGATCGCTCGGCCGGGCGAAGGCATCAGCGTCGCCCAGCACGCGCCGATCGACGGGACGGTCACCAGCGTCGAAGACCGGTCGATCACGATCGACCGCCAGGACGACCCGGCGATGGAAGCGGGCGAGGCGTACCGGATCTACTGGACGTGGTGTGCCGAGTGCGGCCGCTACCTGCCTGAACCGCAACTCGAGGCGACGGACACGTCGACGTTCGTCTGCGATCGCTGTCTGTGACGAAGTCGTCGCCGTCCGTGCGGTGGTCTCCTCGTCGTGCGCGTTCGGACGTCGGTCGCCGGCACCGCGGGTCCGTCGACCGGGGGTTTCCCCCGGGCCGGACTACCGCCGACAGGGAACCAGTTCGGTCGCCCGGATCCAGGCGGCCGGGTTCGATCGATCGCAGACGACCGTGCCGTCGTCGTCCTCGTAGGTCACGTACTGGTCGAACCGGACCGATTCCGCCGCGGGCTGGCGGTCCGGCGTGGGGAGTTGGTCAGTCATCGAAATCGTGTCGCGATGGGTGTCGCTGGTTCCGGTATCCGCGGATCGCGGAAAAAGCCTCCGTGGAAGTACTACTAGTGTGATTATATCCCGCGACTCCCGTTTACAGTCCTCCGGCGGTTCACCGATTGCCGTCTAGGGCTGCGTGAGTTCGTCCTCCCGTTCGTCGACTTCGGGCCGTTCCAGCCGCGTCGTACACCAGTGACAGAACGTGAGGTCCTCGTCGAGTTCCTTGCCACACTCGGGACAGGTCGGGCCGTCGGCGGCGTCACCCGCGTTCGGTGGGAATCCCATCGCCCGGAAGGCCGCGTCGATCGTGGCGAACAGCACGATAAACGAGAGGACGAACCGACTCAGCGTACTGGTCTCATCGGTGACGACGTCCATTCCCTCCGTTACCGTGCCGGCAGCGGCGAGCTGTTCGGTGGGCAGGAGAATCACGAACGCCGAGAGGAACAGTCCCGAGAAGACCAGCGCGCGGAGCCAGTCCCGGATGAGAACGTGACCTGCGCCTGGCATGACTACGGAGAGACCGGCGGCGGCGAGCGCACGAAGCCACGTCATCCACGTCATTGTAGAGTGGTAGGGGACCCGCGCCCTTAACATTCCGATTTCGATTTCAGTTTCGGTATCTGTCCAGTGAGCGCCGGACACGGTCCCGAACCGTCGTCGCCCGATCACGAGAGCCGATCGACGAGTCGCGAGAGCGTCTCGAGATCGTACTGTCCGGGCGCGGTCGCGTCGGCCGGGTCGACGGGCGCGTAGCCGATCCGGGAGCCGTACACCGGTGCTACGGCTCGCGTGTGTCGTCCCGCCTCCCCCATCGCCATCGTCGCCACGGTGTCGCCGTGGGCCGTCAACTGTTCCGTCGCCGAGAGCAGGGCGAGCGTATCGGCCCTCGATTCCGCAGTCACGGCCAGTTTCGCGACGTCACCGTACTTGCCGGCCTCCGTCAGCGTCCGGACGAGTTCCTGGCGGGGCGGCGTTCCCTCGAAGTCGTGGGCCGAGACGACGATCGAGACGGTCCGGTCGCGCACGGTCTCGAGGAGGTCGTCGGCGTCGCCGTCGAGGACCGCCGCGAGTTCGACGTCGATCGCGTCGACCGCGTCGATCGCCGTCGCCCGGGCGAGCACGTCGAGTCGGGTCTCGTCGTCGCCCGTCCACTCGCCGCCCTCCCAGTCGGCGCGGTTCGTCGCGAGGATCGGCAGGTCGCCGTCGTACGCTTCGAGCGCGGCCAGCGGGTCGTCGGCGAGGTCCATCCGGTACTCGATCGCGTCGGCGTGTTCGCGGGCGATCGGATCGGCGGCGTCCGCGAGGTCGGCGGTCGAGGCGGCGCAGACGAAGGTGTCGAACGAGAGCGTCATCACTGGTCGATACTGTGGCCGACGGCGCGAAAAACGGTGTCGTTCCGGCGAGTTCCGCGGGGACTGGGCGAAACGGCCGTTACGCGAGCCCGAGCGTCTCTTCGGCCTCAAGCAGTTCGTGGTAACGGTTCCGGATCGTGACCTCGGAGATGTCCGCGACGTCGCTAACGGCCGCCTGCGTGGTCTTCTCGTTGGTCAGCAGGGCGGCGGCGTAGACCGCCGCGGCGGCCAGACCGACCGGCGACTTGCCGCTGTGGACGCCCTTCTCCTTCGCGTTCTGGAGCAGGCCGCGCGCGCGGTGTTCGGCCTCGTCCGAGAGGTCGAGTCCCGACGCGAACCGTGGCACGTAGCTCTCGGGGTCCGCGGGCTGGACCTCGAGGCCCAGTTCCCGCACGACGTAGCGGTAGGTGCGGGCGATCTCGTTCTTCTCGACGCGGGAGACGTCCGCGATCTCGTCGAGCGATCGGGGGACGCCGGCCTGGCGCGCGGCGGCGTAGACGCAGGACGTCGAGACGCCCTCGATCGATCGACCCGGGAGGAGGTCCTCGTCGAGCGCGCGGCGGTAGATGACGCTGGCGGTTTCGCGGACGTTCGTCGGGAGGCCGAGCGCGCTGGCCATCCGATCGATCTCGCCGAGGGCCTGTTTGAGGTTGCGCTCCTTCGAGTCGCGAGTGCGGAAGCGCTCGTTCCACTTGCGCAGGCGCTGCATCTTCTCGCGCTGGCGCGATCCCAGCGAGTTGCCGTAGGCGTCCTTGTTGCGCCAGTCGATGTTGGTCGAGAGCCCCTTGTCGTGCATCGTGTTCGTCGTGGGTGCGCCCACGCGGGACTTCTCGTTCTTCTCGGTGGCGTCGAACGCGCGCCACTCCGGCCCGCGGTCCACGGAGTCCTCCTCGACGACGAGGCCGCAGTCCTCACAGACGGTTTCGCCGTGCTCGTCGTCGACGACGAGATTGCCCGTACACTCCGGGCACGCGAGGTCGTTTTCCTCCTGCTCGGTCGTTTCGTCCGTCGTTTCCTGTTCGGTACGCCGTACTCTGGTGTTCGATGGTGCGTTTGTCATTGCGATGGCGAGTGCTGTCCGGCCGAACCACGCGCAAAAGCCGGACGGATTCGTTATCTACCTCGTTCAGACAGCCACGGTTTAACAGTTTCGAAATACCGGCCCACCAACGCTCGAAAACGGGTAATTCGTCGGAACTGGTATGAAAGATGCAAACATTCAAGCAGGGGTGCGAGCGCGAAACGTGGCAGTCAAACCGTCCCGGTGGGAACGGCGACCATGAACGTCGCCGTCGGGAGCACGAACCCGGTCAAGGTCGCGGCCGTCGAACGGAGACTCGATCGATTCGATCCGACCGTCACTGCCGTCGCGGTCGACTCCGGCGTCCCCGAACAGCCGTGGTCGATCGAGGAGACCGTCACGGGGGCGGAGAACCGCGCCCGACGCGCTCGTGCCGCGACGGACGCGACGTACGGCGTCGGCCTCGAAGGCGGTGTCGCCCGACTCGACGGGGTGGAGGGTCTTTCGCTGATCATGTGGGCTGTCGCGACCGACGGGAAACGCATCGAGCACGGCGGCGGGCCGACGCTTCGTCTCCCCGATCGTATCGCGTCGCGACTCGAGGCGGGCGAGGAACTCGGGCCGGTCATGGACGACGTCCTCGGGACCGAGAACGTCGCCGAAGCCGAGGGTGCCGCCGGCGTGCTCACCGACGACCTGACCGATCGGACGCAGGCGCTCGGCGAGGCCGTCGCCTGTGCGTTCGGGCCGCTCGTCCGATCGGGTATCGAGCCGTAGGTAGGCCGGCGTTACACACCGAAACAGTTCCGGAAGCCGGAGTGTCGTCGGTCCGAACGAATTAACCGGTCGTACCAACGCCACCTTTCGGATCGATTATTCCACGATTACTGGACGGGAAAACCGCAGGAAGGCGTCGGGTTAACTTCCCGTACCAAACCCCCTAAGGGTGACGCTGTCGTCCGTACGGGTATGAGCACTGCAATGGCCCCCGACCTCACGAGCAAACAGCGCCAGATTCTCCAGTACCTCCGGGAGAACGCGGCGACGAAGACGTACTTCAAGTCGCGGCTCATCGGGAAAGAGCTCGGGATGACGGCCAAGGAGGTCGGTGCGAACATCACCGCACTCCAGGAAGGTGACTACGAGGTCGAGATCGAAAAGTGGGGCTACTCCTCGAGTACGACCTGGAAGGTCGACGTGTAATTCGGCCAGCACGCGCGCTCTCTTTCGACGCCCTTTCTCCGCGACGTCATCGACGCCCTTCCTCCGAGACGTGACGGCCCCTGGACAGGGAGTCACTGCTCCGAACACCCCGACAGCGATACCGAACCGTCTTTTTCACAGGCGTCCACAGTGTGGCGACATGGAACCGGTCCTCTTCGATATGGACGGGGTCATCCTCGAGGGTCCCCGGACCGACCCGCAGGTCTACGACGACGCCGCGGACGCCGCCCTCGCTGACCTCGGTGCCGACCCGACGCCAGCCCAGCGGCGGTCGCTCCGGCAACACGATCTCGAGGGCGTCGAGGCGACGTGTACGGACCTCGGAATCGACTCCGATCGCTTCTGGCGACTGAAAGAGCACTACGCCTCCGTGGGCACCCACGAGCGGATCCGCTCGGGCGACCGGGGGCTCTACGACGTCGACGCGATTGCCGATCTCGGAGGTCGAACGACGATCGGACTGGTCACCAACAACCGCCACGAGACGGCGACGTTCGTCGCCGATTACCTCGAGAGCGAATTCGGCGTCGCGTTCGACGTCGTCCGCGGACGAGAACCGACGTTCGAGGGGTACCGGCGACGGAAACCGGACCCGTACTACCTCGAGCGCGCGCTCGGCGACCTCGGCGTCGAAGGGGGACTCTACATCGGCGACTTCCCGAAAGACGTGACGGCGGGCACTGCGGCCGGACTCGAGACTGCCCTCCTGCGTCGTCCACACAACCGCGGTCTCGAGCGCCCCGCGGACGCGACCTACGAACTCGAGTCGCTCGCGGCGCTTCTGGACACCGTCTCGATCGACTGACCGCGTGAGAAGAGCGCGTTCGAACCGATCTATCCGGTGTACTCGAGGTGGGCGTTCGCTTCGCGGGCGAGCGTCATCGCTCGCTCGCCGAAGGAGTCGGCGTGGCGGACGATCAGGAGCAACACCGTTTCGGGCCGCTCGACCGCGTAGCCGTCGTCGCGCGAGAGGAGGGACGCCTCCTCCAGTTCGCCCGCGTACTTGCTCACGGTCGGCGGTGACACTTCGAGCGCGTCCGCGAGGTCACCGGCGGTGGCGTCGGGATCCAGGAGGAGTTCGATCAGCATGCCCCGGGGCGTCGATCGACGGAGATAGCCCAGCGCGTCCTTTTCGAACTCGTCGAACCGGTCAGCCAGGACGAACCGCTTGTAGTCGCCGTCGCTGTATCGCTCGATCGCCCCGGCCTCCTCGAGCTGGCGGAGGTGGTGCTGGGTTTCACCCGTTCCGAGCCGGAGGTCGTCCCGGATCTTCGAGAAGTGAGCCCCGGGCGTCGTCGAGAGGTAGCCCGCGATCGCGTCACGGGCATCGCTCTCGCCCGTCTCGGCACTCGCGGTTTCGGAAAACCGGGCGAGCGGGGCAGTGGCCCCGAGGGCGGCGAATCGGCGCAGGGTTGCCCGTTTGTCGTCGTCGACCCCGTCGGGCGATACCATCGTGTCTCTACAGTCGGAAATGGGCCGAGTCGTAAAACCGGTTTCGCTCCGCCTCGCTCACCGAATCGTGACTCTCACGCGCGGCGAGGAGTCCGCTTCCGTCGGCCGCGACCGTGTCACTCCCCGCGCTGGTCCTCGCCGATTCCGCCGGCGTCGACGATGACGATCGAACTGCGCAACACGATGGGGCAAGCACCAGGACGAGGAGGCCGATCAGCAGGCCGGCAGCCGTCGTCGCGAAGAGCGGGGACTCCATACTGGTACGACGAAAGTGATGATAGAAAAACAGTTCTTTCCGATCGATCCCGTCGGACCGGTTCGATCGGTACGGACGAACCCGCTCGACCGCCGTTCAGGACGCGAGTTAGTCGTCCGTCCGTGAGCCGTCGGCGTCGCCCGCGGAGGCGTCGGTCCCGCCGTCGGTCCGGCCCTGGAAGTCCTGGTCCATCTCCTCGATGACCTCGTCCGGGTCGGCGATGTTCGACGGATCCTCGCCTTCCTTGATCGCCTGGGCCTCCTGTTCCATCGCCTCGACGTCCATCTCCGCTTCCTGGTCGATCTCGCCGATGATCTCGGCGATGTCGTCCAGGCCGATCAGTTCGCGGGTTTCCTCGTCGAACTCGAGACTCTCGAGCTGTTCGCCGTCCTCCTTGACGTCGCTTCCCGAGAGGTGCTTGCCGTAGCGGCCGACCATCGAGGTCAGTTCCTGGGGCATGACGAACGTCGTCGATTCGCTCTGGCCGATCTCGGTCAGGGCGTCCATCCCCTTGTCGATGACCGCGCGTTCGCCCATCGATTCGGCCGAACGGGCGCGCAGGACGGTCGAGATGGCGTCACCCTGCGCTTCGAGAATCTGGCTCTGCTTTTCACCCTGGGCGCGGATGATCTCGGACTGCTTGTCACCCTCGGCCTTCTCGACGGCGCTGCGGCGTTCACCCTGGGCCTCGAGAATCATGGCGCGACGTTTGCGCTCCGCGGAGGTCTGTTGCTCCATCGCGCGCTGGACGTCCTTCGAGGGGTTGACCTCGCGGACTTCCACGCTCTCGACGCGGATCCCCCACTCGTCGGTGGGTTCGTCGAGTTCGGTGCGGATCTTCGCGTTGATCTCCTGGCGCTTGTTCAGGGTGTCGTCGAGTTCCATGTCCCCCAGCACGGCACGCAGGGTCGTCTGGGCGAGGTTCGAGACGGCCTTCTTGTAGTCGTCGACCTCGAGGAAGGCCTTCTTCGCGTCCATCACTTTGATGTAGACGACCGCGTCGGCGGTCACGGGGGAGTTGTCCCGCGTGATCGCCTCCTGGCGGGGCACGTCCAGCGTCTGTGTCCGCATGTCGAATCGGTACGTGTTCGAGACGAACGGCGGCACCCAGTTGATCCCGGGCTCCAGCAGCTTCCGGTATTCGCCGAACACCGTCAGCGTGCGCTTCTCGTAGGCGTTGACGATCTCGATCGCGCTGAGAAGCGCGGCGATGACGACGACGAGGAGGAGGGCACCGATGAACAGCAGGGCACCACCGGTTTGCAGTGGGAGTAGCTCCATGTTTCAGTGTTACGGTGGGGGGATGAAAAGGGTTCCCTTGTTTCACTGACAAGATGCCCGATCCCGATCGGCCCGTCGGGCGGGAGCGATCAGTCGGACCGACTCGATTCCGTTTCGGTCGCCGACTCGTCGGACTCCTCGGACTCGTCGCGTGCGGTCGACGCGCCGGCATCCGCGTCGCGATCGGCGTTGGCGGCCGACTCCTCTGCGAGCGCGCGATCGATCTCGTCCTCGCCGATCGCGCCGAGCGATTCGACCGTGAGGACGTTCCCGCCGCCGGGATCGAGAACGATTATCTCTTCGCCCTCGTCGATCGTCCCGCTGGTCGTTCGGGCGCTGTAGTAGGGTGCAAAGCCGCCAGCGTCGAGTTTGACCTCGCCGCCGCGGGTCGTGACGGTCTCGGTGACGTAGCCCGTCGACCCGGCCAGGGACTTCGAGTCCGACGTCTGTGCCGTCCCCTTCCCGCCGTAGAAGTCGAACTCGCGGTAGACGTAGGTCGCCGCGATACCGATCACGAGCGTGAGCGCGGCCAGCGCGAGCGGGCCCACCGTGCCGGGAAAGACGATCCCGACGAGGCCCGCACCGACCAGTGCGATCCCGATGACGATGAGGTGAGCCCCCGGCGAGAGAGCCTCCAGCCCCATCAGGACGAGCCCCGCCGCCAGCAACGCGAGGGCCATATTTTCCACGAGGAGTTCGAGCATACGAACAGCTAGGGTCTCAGCCCGATTAAAGGTTTATTGGCCAGCGGGGGTGGATTTCAACCAAGTGGAAGCGCCAGCAGTCGGATAATGACAAGGATCATCGCGATCGCGCCCAGCAGGACGAAGATCGCGTGCTCGAGGGTCGGATCGCCGGCCTCGATCGGTGTCGAACTCGGTTCCGGTACGTATCCCTCCTCGTCCGTGTCCGCGGGCTCGTCGCCCCACTCCCGATCGTCGTCCGGCCCCGAGAGATCGATCGGAATCCGATCGCGCTCGGCCCGATCGCCGCCGGCACCGATGTGACCGGAGTCGTCGTCCCCGTCACGCCGACCCGGTGCGTCCGCGCCATCGTCGGGCGTCGGTGCGTCGTCGCGATCGGTCTGCCAGTCTTCCGCCGTGGCGTCCCGTGGTCCCTCCGACTGCCAGTCTCGTCCGTCGCGGTCGTCGCGATCGTCACCGGACGCGTCCTCTGCCATACGTGACTCCAGGACGGCCACGGCCAAAAATCCGCGGTCCGAGCGCGACGGGGCTCGAGGCGGCGTGCCACGAGGGTGTCGACGCCGCGACTCGCGATACGCGAGTTCAGGCCCGATCGCTCCCGTCGCGGGTGTCCCCGCCGTAGACGACGCCGCGCTCGGCGTCGAGGGTCACGGTCTGTCCGTCGCCGTCGTCCGTGAGGTCCGCGCCGCTGATCATCGGGATCCCTATCTCGCGGGCGACCAGCGAAGGGTAGCCGGTCATGCCGCGCTGGGCGTCGACGATCCCGCCGATCTTCGTGAGGTCGCCCTCGAACTCGTCGTCGAACTCGGCCGGCAGTGCGAGGATGGCGCCGTCCGGAACCTCGGAGAGATCCCCGTCCCGGACCGACACGAGCGGGCCGGAGGTCCGGCCCTCGACGACCACCCGGCCGGTTGTCAGCGCCTCCGCGGCGACGTGGACCTTGAGCATGTTCGTCGTGTTCGCACCCTCGAGTTCGGTCATCATCCCACAGAGGACGACTACCGTGTCGCCGCTTTCGGCCACGTCGGCGTTCAGCGCCGCCTGCACCGCTTTCTCGACGACGGCGCCGGCCCCCTGGTCCGAGACGTTGGCGTACAGCGGGGTCACGCCCCACGAGAGCGCGAGTTGTCGGCGGACGCGGTGGCTCGGCGTCGACGCGACGACCGGCACGCCGGGACGGTACTTCGCCGTCTTCAGCGCGGTGTAGCCGGACTCGGTCGCGGCCACGACGGCGTCCGCGCCGATGTCCCGCGCCAGGAAGCGGGCCGATCGAGCCAGCGCGTCCGTCCGCGCGTCTCCCGACGCGGGCACGCGCTGTTCGAGTAACTCGTCGTACTCCGCGGAGCCCTCGACCTCGCGGATGATGCTGTCCATGGCGCTCACGACCGCGGGCGGGTGGTCGCCGATCGCGGTTTCCGCGGACAGCATGACCGCGTCGGTGCCGTCGAGGACGGCGTTGGCGACGTCCGACGCCTCGGCCCGGGTGGGACGGCGCGCGTGGACCATCGAGTCGAGCATCTCCGTGGCCGTGATGACCGGCTTGCCCGCCTCGTGGCACTTGCGAATGATCCGCTTCTGGATCATCGGGACGTCCTCCATCGGACACTCGACGCCGAGGTCTCCGCGAGCGACCATGACCCCGTAGGAGGCGTCGACGATCTCGTTCAGGTTGTCCACCGCGCCGGCGCGTTCGATCTTCGCGACGATCGGAATCTCCGCGCCGAGGTCTTCCAGGACCTCGCTGACCTCGTAGACGTCCTCGGCGTCCCGGACGAAACTCGCCGCGACGAAGTCGACCTCCTTCTCGGCGGCGAGTTCGAGGTCCTTCCGATCGGACTCGGTGACGACGTCGAGATCGAGGTCGACGCCGGGGACGTTGACGCCCTTGCGACCACCGAGGTCGCCGCCGGTGTCGACCCGGGCGCGGATCCCGTCGTCGTCCTGCTCGATCACGGTCGTCTCGATCAACCCGTCGTCGAGCAGGATGCGATCACCCGCCTCGACGGCGTCGATCGGCAAGGAGAGGCCGATCCGATCGGGAGTCGCGTCCTCGCCCTCGGCGAAGACGATCTCGGAGCCGGTCTCGAGGTGAACCGTCTCGCCCTCGGGAAGCGGTGCAGTGCGGATCTCGGGGCCCTGCATGTCGAGCATCACCGCGACGGGTTCGTCGCGTTCGTCGTCGACGGCCCGGACGCGATCGATCAGTTCGGCCCGGTCCTCGCGGCTGCCGTGGCTCGCGTTCAGCCTGGCGACGGACATGCCCGCGTCGGCGAGGCTCCGGATCGCCGACCGGGTGTTCGAGGCCGGCCCCAGGGTACAGACGATCTTCGCGTTTCTCATGTCGACCTCTATCGCGGGCACTGGCAAAAAGATGGGTGACTTACTCGTTATAGAGTTTATTTTTGAACGATAGTTTCGGCGCCCGTCCTGTGCCACGTCAACCGTTTTCCGAGTGCCGTCCGTCCCGTCGGACGTGCCCACCTACGCCTCGCTCATCGAACTCGCCGATCGGGACGTCCAGAACGCCCAGGAGATGGCCTCGATCTGGGGTGAGGTCAGAACCGAGTTCGAACAGCACAACGCCGAACTGCTGGACTCGTACGCGATCCTCGGGGAACACGACTTCCTCGCCCTGTTCGAGGCAGGTGACAACGAGGCGGCGTTCAAATGCGCGCTCACGCTCCGTCGTCACGGCCTCGACGGCCAGACCATGGAGGTCGTCGACACGGACGACATCTCCAATCTGGTCGACGAGATCTGATCGGTCTCGCCGTCGACGCGAGTCTCACTCCGGCGACTCCTCGAGCAGCCGAGTTATCTGCTGACCGCTGACGACCTCGGGGATGACGACCTCGTCTGCGCCGGCCTCCCTCGCGACCGACTCGTACATCTCTTCGCCGACGCGGACGAGCAGTTCCGGCGTGTTCTCCGCCGTCCCACTGACGATCGTGATCTGGATCGTGATATTCGAATCGTCGATCGCGGCGACGAGTTTCGACGCGCGATTGATCCCCGCGTCTCGCAGTACCCCCTCGCGTCTGGCGTCGCCCTCGACGAGCAGGTGGCCGTCGTCTCGCGCTCGACGGGCGGTATCCTCGTCGAATTCGACGACGACGATGTCCCGCCCGGCGTCGGCGAGACGGTTCGCGATCGTTCGTCCGAACATTCCGTAGCCGCAGACGATGACGTGGTTTTCGAGTTCCGAGATCTGTCGACGCATGGTTGCTCGTGTCACCTCCGCTCGAATCTGTCCGCCGAACGCCGCAGTGAGCACCGTTTCACCGATCCACAGGCCCGAGAGGACCAGTCCGACCGTAACCAGGATCGAATACGCCTTGATGGCTCGGACCGGTCCATCGTGCTGTTCGAAGTGAAGTTCGATGCTCGTCGGATCGATCAGCCAGAACGCCGCCTCGACGAGTCCGACGCCGTCGAGAGTCGCGAACCCGAAGACGCCGGCGGAAACGATCGCCACGAAACTCGTGATCGGCGCCAGCGTCCGTCGCAGGATCGGTCGATCGGCCATCGGGGAGCCGAGTGCTGATCGCACAGGCGACAGTAGGAGGGAGCACGTATAGACGTGCGGATTGCTGCAAAGCGGTCCTCGACTCGTCGCGACGCGACCGACGTCGCTGACTGTCGTTCCCGCGGCGTGGTAATCGTGACCTGGGTTTGACCCTCGTGTCAGCGTAGCGGCTCCTATGAGCACACCTTCTCCCGACGACCCGATACCATCGGACGCGGAGATCGCGCGCGCGGCGACCGAACAACCGATCGAGGACGTGGTTTCCTCGCTCGGTCTCGAACCCGACGACCTCGATCCGTACGGAGATTCCGTCGCCAAACTCACGGCCGAGACCACCCGACAACTCGCGGAGCGATCGACAGCCGACGCCCGGTACGTCCTCGTCACCGGCATGACGCCGACGCCACGCGGTGAAGGGAAGACGGTGACCAACGTCGGCCTCGCACAGGCGTTCGATCGGCTCGGCAAGACCGCCGTCGCTGCGATCCGCGAGCCCTCGCTCGGGCCGGTGTTCGGGCTCAAAGGCGGCGCGGCCGGCGGCGGCTATTCCCAGGTCCTCCCGATGGAGGACATCAACCTGCACTTCACGGGCGACCTCCACGCTGTCACGGCCGCGCACAACGTGATTTCGGCGACGCTCGACAACCACGTCCACCAGGGGAACGAACTCGGCGTCGACCCAACGGAGATCGTCTGGCCGCGGGCGATCGACGTCAACGATCGCGCGCTGCGCGAACTCGTCGTCGGACTCGGCGGCTCGGCGAACGGGCCGCCACGCGAGGACGGGTTCGTCCTGACGGCGGCCTCGGAGCTCATGGCCGTGCTCTGTCTGGCCGACGGGATCGCCGACCTGAAAGACCGGATCGGGAGAATCATCGTCGCCTACGACGCCGACGACGACCCCGTCACCGTCGACGACCTCGGCGTAACCGGCGCGGTCGCCGTGTTGCTCAGGGACGCGTTCCGGCCCAACGTCGTCGGAACGATCGAGGGGACGCCGGCGTTCGTCCACGGGGGG is a window from the Halosolutus amylolyticus genome containing:
- a CDS encoding winged helix-turn-helix transcriptional regulator, encoding MVSPDGVDDDKRATLRRFAALGATAPLARFSETASAETGESDARDAIAGYLSTTPGAHFSKIRDDLRLGTGETQHHLRQLEEAGAIERYSDGDYKRFVLADRFDEFEKDALGYLRRSTPRGMLIELLLDPDATAGDLADALEVSPPTVSKYAGELEEASLLSRDDGYAVERPETVLLLIVRHADSFGERAMTLAREANAHLEYTG
- a CDS encoding DUF7312 domain-containing protein produces the protein MAEDASGDDRDDRDGRDWQSEGPRDATAEDWQTDRDDAPTPDDGADAPGRRDGDDDSGHIGAGGDRAERDRIPIDLSGPDDDREWGDEPADTDEEGYVPEPSSTPIEAGDPTLEHAIFVLLGAIAMILVIIRLLALPLG
- a CDS encoding NfeD family protein: MLELLVENMALALLAAGLVLMGLEALSPGAHLIVIGIALVGAGLVGIVFPGTVGPLALAALTLVIGIAATYVYREFDFYGGKGTAQTSDSKSLAGSTGYVTETVTTRGGEVKLDAGGFAPYYSARTTSGTIDEGEEIIVLDPGGGNVLTVESLGAIGEDEIDRALAEESAANADRDADAGASTARDESEESDESATETESSRSD
- a CDS encoding transcription initiation factor IIB is translated as MTNAPSNTRVRRTEQETTDETTEQEENDLACPECTGNLVVDDEHGETVCEDCGLVVEEDSVDRGPEWRAFDATEKNEKSRVGAPTTNTMHDKGLSTNIDWRNKDAYGNSLGSRQREKMQRLRKWNERFRTRDSKERNLKQALGEIDRMASALGLPTNVRETASVIYRRALDEDLLPGRSIEGVSTSCVYAAARQAGVPRSLDEIADVSRVEKNEIARTYRYVVRELGLEVQPADPESYVPRFASGLDLSDEAEHRARGLLQNAKEKGVHSGKSPVGLAAAAVYAAALLTNEKTTQAAVSDVADISEVTIRNRYHELLEAEETLGLA
- a CDS encoding HAD family hydrolase, translating into MEPVLFDMDGVILEGPRTDPQVYDDAADAALADLGADPTPAQRRSLRQHDLEGVEATCTDLGIDSDRFWRLKEHYASVGTHERIRSGDRGLYDVDAIADLGGRTTIGLVTNNRHETATFVADYLESEFGVAFDVVRGREPTFEGYRRRKPDPYYLERALGDLGVEGGLYIGDFPKDVTAGTAAGLETALLRRPHNRGLERPADATYELESLAALLDTVSID
- a CDS encoding DUF7123 family protein → MAPDLTSKQRQILQYLRENAATKTYFKSRLIGKELGMTAKEVGANITALQEGDYEVEIEKWGYSSSTTWKVDV
- a CDS encoding zinc ribbon domain-containing protein; the protein is MTWLRALAAAGLSVVMPGAGHVLIRDWLRALVFSGLFLSAFVILLPTEQLAAAGTVTEGMDVVTDETSTLSRFVLSFIVLFATIDAAFRAMGFPPNAGDAADGPTCPECGKELDEDLTFCHWCTTRLERPEVDEREDELTQP
- a CDS encoding SPFH domain-containing protein, translating into MELLPLQTGGALLFIGALLLVVVIAALLSAIEIVNAYEKRTLTVFGEYRKLLEPGINWVPPFVSNTYRFDMRTQTLDVPRQEAITRDNSPVTADAVVYIKVMDAKKAFLEVDDYKKAVSNLAQTTLRAVLGDMELDDTLNKRQEINAKIRTELDEPTDEWGIRVESVEVREVNPSKDVQRAMEQQTSAERKRRAMILEAQGERRSAVEKAEGDKQSEIIRAQGEKQSQILEAQGDAISTVLRARSAESMGERAVIDKGMDALTEIGQSESTTFVMPQELTSMVGRYGKHLSGSDVKEDGEQLESLEFDEETRELIGLDDIAEIIGEIDQEAEMDVEAMEQEAQAIKEGEDPSNIADPDEVIEEMDQDFQGRTDGGTDASAGDADGSRTDD
- a CDS encoding DUF7331 family protein — its product is MTDQLPTPDRQPAAESVRFDQYVTYEDDDGTVVCDRSNPAAWIRATELVPCRR
- the yjjX gene encoding inosine/xanthosine triphosphatase, whose product is MNVAVGSTNPVKVAAVERRLDRFDPTVTAVAVDSGVPEQPWSIEETVTGAENRARRARAATDATYGVGLEGGVARLDGVEGLSLIMWAVATDGKRIEHGGGPTLRLPDRIASRLEAGEELGPVMDDVLGTENVAEAEGAAGVLTDDLTDRTQALGEAVACAFGPLVRSGIEP
- a CDS encoding type I 3-dehydroquinate dehydratase translates to MTLSFDTFVCAASTADLADAADPIAREHADAIEYRMDLADDPLAALEAYDGDLPILATNRADWEGGEWTGDDETRLDVLARATAIDAVDAIDVELAAVLDGDADDLLETVRDRTVSIVVSAHDFEGTPPRQELVRTLTEAGKYGDVAKLAVTAESRADTLALLSATEQLTAHGDTVATMAMGEAGRHTRAVAPVYGSRIGYAPVDPADATAPGQYDLETLSRLVDRLS
- the pyk gene encoding pyruvate kinase, which produces MRNAKIVCTLGPASNTRSAIRSLADAGMSVARLNASHGSREDRAELIDRVRAVDDERDEPVAVMLDMQGPEIRTAPLPEGETVHLETGSEIVFAEGEDATPDRIGLSLPIDAVEAGDRILLDDGLIETTVIEQDDDGIRARVDTGGDLGGRKGVNVPGVDLDLDVVTESDRKDLELAAEKEVDFVAASFVRDAEDVYEVSEVLEDLGAEIPIVAKIERAGAVDNLNEIVDASYGVMVARGDLGVECPMEDVPMIQKRIIRKCHEAGKPVITATEMLDSMVHARRPTRAEASDVANAVLDGTDAVMLSAETAIGDHPPAVVSAMDSIIREVEGSAEYDELLEQRVPASGDARTDALARSARFLARDIGADAVVAATESGYTALKTAKYRPGVPVVASTPSHRVRRQLALSWGVTPLYANVSDQGAGAVVEKAVQAALNADVAESGDTVVVLCGMMTELEGANTTNMLKVHVAAEALTTGRVVVEGRTSGPLVSVRDGDLSEVPDGAILALPAEFDDEFEGDLTKIGGIVDAQRGMTGYPSLVAREIGIPMISGADLTDDGDGQTVTLDAERGVVYGGDTRDGSDRA